The following are encoded together in the Primulina tabacum isolate GXHZ01 chromosome 18, ASM2559414v2, whole genome shotgun sequence genome:
- the LOC142533524 gene encoding uncharacterized protein LOC142533524, giving the protein MPSNFFPLRWESTGDQWWFASPIDWAAANGHYDLVRELLYIDPNLLIKLTSLPRIQRLETVWDDEEKFKDVSKCRSQVAQKLLEECEIDKGHNSLIRAGYGGWLLYTAASGGDVIFVKELLDRDPILVFGEGEYGVTDIFYAAARSKNSEVFRMLFEYALLSTKGKKREISPVFYSEMVNRAVHAAARGGNVEMLRDLLMDGCDILSYRDAQGSTLLHSASGRGQVEVSCLCSSTFLNFSVSCL; this is encoded by the coding sequence ATGCCTTCCAATTTCTTTCCCTTGAGATGGGAAAGCACTGGAGACCAATGGTGGTTTGCTTCCCCCATTGATTGGGCAGCTGCAAATGGGCATTATGATCTAGTTAGAGAGCTTCTCTACATTGACCCAAACCTTCTCATTAAATTAACCTCTCTCCCAAGAATTCAAAGGCTCGAAACCGTGTGGGACGATGAGGAAAAGTTTAAGGATGTATCCAAATGTAGGTCTCAAGTTGCCCAAAAACTCCTCGAAGAATGTGAGATAGACAAAGGGCACAATTCTTTGATAAGGGCTGGGTACGGTGGTTGGCTTTTGTACACTGCTGCTTCAGGGGGGGATGTGATTTTTGTGAAGGAATTGTTGGATAGGGACCCCATTTTGGTGTTTGGAGAAGGGGAATATGGGGTTACTGATATCTTCTACGCCGCGGCAAGGAGCAAGAACTCCGAGGTTTTCAGGATGTTGTTTGAGTATGCACTACTCTCAACAAAGGGGAAAAAAAGGGAAATTTCTCCAGTTTTTTATTCGGAAATGGTGAATAGAGCGGTTCATGCCGCCGCTAGAGGTGGCAATGTTGAGATGTTGAGGGATCTTTTGATGGATGGATGCGATATTTTGAGTTATAGGGATGCTCAGGGATCTACCCTTTTGCATTCGGCCTCCGGTAGAGGGCAGGTTGAGGTGAGTTGCTTGTGTTCAAGCACTTTCTTGAACTTCTCAGTGAGTTGTCTTTAG